A window from Littorina saxatilis isolate snail1 linkage group LG9, US_GU_Lsax_2.0, whole genome shotgun sequence encodes these proteins:
- the LOC138975370 gene encoding eukaryotic translation initiation factor 4H-like isoform X1, translating to MADYDHNRGYGRDRYRGSFDGGDYNDRGGGGGYNRSYDGGRGGGGGGYGRGGGGYSGGGGGYGGGGRGGGGGRGSGRPMPTDAPYTCFVGNLPHGLVQGDLEEIFKDLKVKSVRLVRDKETDKFKGFAYVEFDDTDSLQEALTYNGALFEDRNLKVDIAEGRKNDRGRGRGGDRGGRGGRGGGSWGGQGDDYRGGSRGGGGGGPNDYGNFGNDRGRGGEGGGRGGYREERGYDRRGGDRGGGPSGYGGRREERDGGGYDRRPRRDSGGGGGSAGEFREPSPESAARRPKLKLLPRTVDKPLNTAAESTRASIFGTGKPRDEAKVEATRSRNTSESSQQ from the exons ATGGCCGACTATGACCACAACCGCGGGTATGGAAGGGATCGTTATAGGGGTAGTTTTGATGG AGGAGATTACAACGaccgaggaggaggaggtggctACAACAGATCTTATGACGGTGGAAGAGGAGGTGGAGGCGGGGGCTACGGAAGAGGGGGTGGAGGTTACAGTGGAGGAGGGGGTGGTTACGGAGGCGGGGGCCGCGGTGGAGGGGGAGGCCGAGGGAGTGGGAGGCCGATGCCGACAGATGCTCCCTACACATGTTTTGTCGGCAACTTGCCCCACGGTCTGGTCCAGGGTGACCTGGAGGAGATTTTTAAGGACCTCAAG GTCAAAAGTGTGAGGTTGGTGCGAGACAAAGAAACTGATAAGTTCAAAG GTTTTGCCTATGTGGAGTTTGATGACACAGATTCATTACAAGAAGCTTTAACGTACAACGGAGCG CTTTTTGAGGATAGAAATTTGAAGGTGGATATCGCGGAAGGTCGGAAAAATGACCGCGGCAGAGGAAGAGGTGGTGACAGAG GAGGTCGAGGGGGAAGGGGAGGCGGCAGCTGGGGAGGTCAGGGTGATGACTACAGGGGAGGCAgtaggggaggaggaggaggtggtcCCAACGACTACGGAAACTTCGGAAACGACCGCGGgcgaggaggagaaggaggaggaagaggagggtaCAGGGAGGAACGCGGCTATGACAGGAGGGGAGGAGACAGGGGCGGAGGTCCCAGCGGCTATGGCGGGcgcagagaagagagagacggTGGTGGCTACGATCGTCGCCCGCGGAGAGAcagcggtggtggtggtggcagcGCAGGGGAATTTCGGGAACCTTCGCCAG AATCTGCGGCAAGGCGGCCAAAACTGAAGCTCCTGCCTCGCACAGTAGACAAACCTCTTAACACTGCTGCCGAGAGCACCCGAGCCAGCATATTTGGGACCGGTAAGCCTCGGGATGAGGCCAAGGTGGAGGCCACTCGAAGCCGAAACACCAGCGAGAGTAGTCAACAGTAA
- the LOC138975370 gene encoding eukaryotic translation initiation factor 4H-like isoform X2, translating into MADYDHNRGGDYNDRGGGGGYNRSYDGGRGGGGGGYGRGGGGYSGGGGGYGGGGRGGGGGRGSGRPMPTDAPYTCFVGNLPHGLVQGDLEEIFKDLKVKSVRLVRDKETDKFKGFAYVEFDDTDSLQEALTYNGALFEDRNLKVDIAEGRKNDRGRGRGGDRGGRGGRGGGSWGGQGDDYRGGSRGGGGGGPNDYGNFGNDRGRGGEGGGRGGYREERGYDRRGGDRGGGPSGYGGRREERDGGGYDRRPRRDSGGGGGSAGEFREPSPESAARRPKLKLLPRTVDKPLNTAAESTRASIFGTGKPRDEAKVEATRSRNTSESSQQ; encoded by the exons ATGGCCGACTATGACCACAACCGCGG AGGAGATTACAACGaccgaggaggaggaggtggctACAACAGATCTTATGACGGTGGAAGAGGAGGTGGAGGCGGGGGCTACGGAAGAGGGGGTGGAGGTTACAGTGGAGGAGGGGGTGGTTACGGAGGCGGGGGCCGCGGTGGAGGGGGAGGCCGAGGGAGTGGGAGGCCGATGCCGACAGATGCTCCCTACACATGTTTTGTCGGCAACTTGCCCCACGGTCTGGTCCAGGGTGACCTGGAGGAGATTTTTAAGGACCTCAAG GTCAAAAGTGTGAGGTTGGTGCGAGACAAAGAAACTGATAAGTTCAAAG GTTTTGCCTATGTGGAGTTTGATGACACAGATTCATTACAAGAAGCTTTAACGTACAACGGAGCG CTTTTTGAGGATAGAAATTTGAAGGTGGATATCGCGGAAGGTCGGAAAAATGACCGCGGCAGAGGAAGAGGTGGTGACAGAG GAGGTCGAGGGGGAAGGGGAGGCGGCAGCTGGGGAGGTCAGGGTGATGACTACAGGGGAGGCAgtaggggaggaggaggaggtggtcCCAACGACTACGGAAACTTCGGAAACGACCGCGGgcgaggaggagaaggaggaggaagaggagggtaCAGGGAGGAACGCGGCTATGACAGGAGGGGAGGAGACAGGGGCGGAGGTCCCAGCGGCTATGGCGGGcgcagagaagagagagacggTGGTGGCTACGATCGTCGCCCGCGGAGAGAcagcggtggtggtggtggcagcGCAGGGGAATTTCGGGAACCTTCGCCAG AATCTGCGGCAAGGCGGCCAAAACTGAAGCTCCTGCCTCGCACAGTAGACAAACCTCTTAACACTGCTGCCGAGAGCACCCGAGCCAGCATATTTGGGACCGGTAAGCCTCGGGATGAGGCCAAGGTGGAGGCCACTCGAAGCCGAAACACCAGCGAGAGTAGTCAACAGTAA